One segment of Anaerohalosphaeraceae bacterium DNA contains the following:
- the dnaX gene encoding DNA polymerase III subunit gamma/tau produces the protein MAYTVLARRYRSQTFDDVVGQEAVAQTLKNAILSGRVAHAYLFTGTRGVGKTTMARILAKSLNCLKSKEPTVHPCLECDSCRSIHTGDDIDVIEIDGASNNKVEHVRELIANAIYRPARARFKIYIIDEVHMLTSNAFNALLKILEEPPDYVKFIFATTEPNKVLPTIQSRCQRFDFAAMNAQTITAQLRKILQQEQVEYEEDLLVHLARLANGSMRDALSLLDQLLSVGQRPLTAAMLMECMGRPDRRHLLKLAEQIASRSAPGVLAETARLMEMGQMPVTICDALIEL, from the coding sequence ATGGCTTATACGGTTTTGGCAAGACGGTACCGTTCGCAGACCTTTGACGATGTAGTCGGGCAGGAAGCCGTTGCGCAAACCCTCAAAAACGCCATCTTGTCCGGGCGGGTGGCCCATGCGTATCTGTTTACCGGCACCCGGGGGGTGGGCAAAACCACGATGGCCCGCATCCTGGCCAAATCGCTGAATTGCCTGAAATCCAAGGAGCCGACGGTTCACCCGTGTCTGGAGTGCGACAGCTGCCGGTCAATCCATACCGGCGATGATATCGATGTGATTGAGATTGACGGGGCCTCCAACAACAAGGTCGAGCATGTTCGGGAGCTGATTGCCAACGCCATTTACCGGCCGGCCCGGGCGCGCTTCAAAATCTACATCATCGATGAAGTGCACATGCTCACATCCAATGCCTTTAACGCGCTGCTGAAGATTCTGGAAGAACCGCCGGACTATGTAAAATTCATTTTTGCCACGACAGAGCCCAATAAGGTTCTGCCGACGATTCAGTCCCGCTGTCAGCGGTTTGATTTTGCGGCGATGAACGCCCAGACCATCACGGCGCAGCTTCGCAAAATCCTACAGCAGGAGCAGGTCGAGTACGAAGAAGATTTGCTGGTTCATCTGGCACGGCTGGCCAACGGTTCGATGCGGGATGCGCTTAGTCTGCTGGATCAGCTGCTCAGCGTCGGTCAGCGGCCGCTGACGGCGGCAATGCTGATGGAGTGCATGGGGCGGCCGGACCGCCGGCACCTGCTGAAACTGGCGGAACAGATTGCCTCCCGCAGCGCGCCAGGTGTACTGGCAGAGACGGCCCGACTGATGGAGATGGGCCAAATGCCGGTGACGATTTGTGATGCCCTGATTGAGCTCT